Part of the Mycteria americana isolate JAX WOST 10 ecotype Jacksonville Zoo and Gardens chromosome 10, USCA_MyAme_1.0, whole genome shotgun sequence genome, CAATCCGGGTCCGAATCGAACCCCGAGTTGTTCTTCGTGAGCTGAATAAGGCAACTTCCTTGGGCTTTTTGGCTGTTGTAACAGTTTTCTGGACACAGAGTCCCTGGAAAATCCCTCCACTCTGGATTTTCAGCTCTAGCCACCGAAACCCCACTATTCACAGCCCTGTTTGGGGCGTGCGAGGCCACCTGCTCACTCCCAAGGCCACTCTGATTCTTGCCGATCGAGCTGGCTGCTCTAGTTTTACATTCAACGCACTGCTTTTCCCGGGGACACTTCTCCTTGCTGGGAACATCAAGTCGTTTCAAGACCGGCTCCCTCTGCAGCTCCCAGTACAGCAGCTCTTTCTGAATGGCCGCTAGCCGCTCTTCTTCCGTTTCCATCACCCCTCTTTTCTGATCCATCATCTGGTTCAGGCTCTTCTCAGCAGGGGGGCAGATGTCCAAGAAGTAGCTGAAGATCCCCGGGCGTGAGACTTTGCTCTCGAACAGGGATTCCTCCCCGTGAGAGGGACTCATCAGCGCGTCATCAGGCTCATAAAACTCATAAAGTGCATCACCGCTGTAACTGTCTCTGGGAAGACGGTCCTTCTTGATCTCACCGAGCCCATCTCCAGCTTCGTCCTCCGGCCCCGGCGTGGTGGAGTCGTAATAACCCTCGTCGCTATTGGGGGCGGACTCTTGCTGGTCGCTCTGTGGCGTCAGGAGGTCAACGCCGTCCATCGCGTCCCCCATGTAGGGATGGGCTTCCGCCTCGTGAGAGGCATGGGTCTCCAAACTGCTACTTGACACCTGGGCTCCGTAGCTCCTGTCCCCTGCCGTGTTGCTGTTCCATATCTGGTGGAGGTACTCCTCCGCTTCCTCAGGTATGGCCATCTCCTCCCCACCGCCCTGGTACGTGACCAGGCAGGAGCTCCGTTTAGCGGCATCTCTGCTGCGCTCCACAGAGATGGTGCTCTCAGCAATGTCGGGCTCAGCAATGTCATCTCCGCACCCCGTCAGGGAATCGAAGCTCTTCAAGGATGTGGCGTCTCCTAAGATGAGGCTTAGCAGGTCCCCAGAGTGTAGGCAGGGAGGGTCGTTGTCCATGAAGTCCGGGTGAAAGGCCAGCAGGAGATTGCCATAGTCGAACTCTGCGCAGTCAACGGTGTCAGCCTCTGCTTTCGCATCCACGACGTCCCTCTTCCCCGGCATCGCCACCGCGTCGCCCTCAGAGCTGCCTTCATCAGCCGCGAGACAGCCGGGCTCGGCAGCCTCACCACAGTTGGCAGCCGTGCCTACCGAGCGGTCATCCTccgagctccccgggcaggccgCGGCAAGAGGGACAGgtcccagcccccttccctccgcGGCCCCACGGCTCTCCACTCCCACGCCAGGAGCTTTGCCGGCCTCCTCCGAATCCCCGGTCCACTCGGGGAGCTCTGCTTTCTCACACTCGGCAACCTTGCTCTTCCGGTGACGCCGGATGCTGTTAAAAAACCCTTTCAGGCCTTTTTTGGGTCTGGGAAAGGAGGACTTATCTCCGTTGGGCTTTTTCTCACCGCCCTCGATACTCCCGGGTGGAGAGCTGTCCTGCTGGCCCAAATCAAACTTGGCGCTGGTGTCTACGGCCAGGTGAGCGCTTTGGGAGCTCGGCAAAGGGCAAGGATGCGagtccctgctcccctccaaaGGGCTTTCCAGCTGCGCCCCGCCGCCCTTGTCGTATGCAGCACCGCTGAGCCCGTCGTGGGTCTTACATTTACTGAGGCCCTTTTTAGAGGCTACTTTCCCCTGGCCTTTGCTTCTGCCTCCAAAGAAACTGGGCAGCGTACAgatgctcctcttccctccaaaCAGTTTGAAAGCCGTTTTCTTCAGCTTGCCGGGGGGCGGCTGAGGCTGCTGCGGCTCCGCAGCCGCGACGGAGGCATTGCCCCACTCGGGCAGCCGGTCCCCGTTCTCCTCCCGCCGCTGGTCGCTTCCCTCCCGCTGCCCGCAGACCACCGACTGCGACCTGGCCCGGGCAGGCTCCTCCGTGCAGCCCGTTTCCATGGCAGCTGGTCGGTTCGGGTGCATCTAGCTGGAAACGATGACTTTGGTAGCCGAGTCCTCTTCTGGGCGCAGAGATGGAAGCATCACAGCTGAtctaaagcaaagagaaagggaagagaggtaAGGAGACGGCAGCGGACGGTGCAAAGCCAGAGGCATAGGTGTCACGAGGCGAAGAGCTTCGTCACCAGCTGGAACTGGAGCTGCAAAAGCCTCCGAGAGCCGCCTGGCTCCATCCGCTCCTTAAAGCCAGGCACGAAAACGTCGCGATGCTTAAATTTACCAGTTTGCAACTGCGGGAAAACCACGTGTCTCCATTCGGCAGCATCCCCGCTGCCCGGGGACAGGCAGGTCCAACCCCTGAGCCACCTCGTTCCAACCCCTTCGGATTCCCAGCCTTTTTGCCGCCGGGGCGATCAGGTTGGGTTACCAGCCGCCTTCGGACAGGGAAACACCGGCTGCTCGGGGGGGATTGGGACTGACACCTGCCAAACCCCCCTTCCAGCTCCCCCAGAGCTAACGCCAAGCTACAAGGGAGCGTTTTGACGCAGAGCCAAACCAGGACGCAGCCCTCACACTAAGCGCGTGTCCAGGAAGAAAGCTGTTTACtataggttttggggttttttttaggagatttcagttgtttttaaaatcatctgtCCAGCGAGAAAGAATTGCATTAAAAACATCCACTGTGATCCACCCTGATCAGATTATCTCAGAAGCAGAGAGGTAGGTTTTAAATTTGATCCTGGATTGATGTCAGTAacaggaaaactaaaataataatgtttcttttgCAGAGGGGAGGTTAGAGAAAGTAAACGCAATAACAATCGTAACTGCGGCTGAGCTGTAACGCCCCAGGCTTTGCCCTTACTGGTGTGAGGCTGGTGAAGCTTTCCGTAGCGTTTAGCCAGATATCCCGAATTAAAAATACACCCAAACAACGGTCTCTACCTCCTGCAACCCGACAGCAACCCTGCAatttaagatttactttttttttttcctcaagtctgGGGAACATCGCAGCGTTGCCTTGCCCCCGTAACACACAAAGCGATAGCCCCTGGCGTTCGCCCGCCCCGCTCGGGTCAGCAGCCGGGGGGCAAATCCTCCTTCCCAGCGA contains:
- the AMER1 gene encoding APC membrane recruitment protein 1 isoform X1, encoding MHPNRPAAMETGCTEEPARARSQSVVCGQREGSDQRREENGDRLPEWGNASVAAAEPQQPQPPPGKLKKTAFKLFGGKRSICTLPSFFGGRSKGQGKVASKKGLSKCKTHDGLSGAAYDKGGGAQLESPLEGSRDSHPCPLPSSQSAHLAVDTSAKFDLGQQDSSPPGSIEGGEKKPNGDKSSFPRPKKGLKGFFNSIRRHRKSKVAECEKAELPEWTGDSEEAGKAPGVGVESRGAAEGRGLGPVPLAAACPGSSEDDRSVGTAANCGEAAEPGCLAADEGSSEGDAVAMPGKRDVVDAKAEADTVDCAEFDYGNLLLAFHPDFMDNDPPCLHSGDLLSLILGDATSLKSFDSLTGCGDDIAEPDIAESTISVERSRDAAKRSSCLVTYQGGGEEMAIPEEAEEYLHQIWNSNTAGDRSYGAQVSSSSLETHASHEAEAHPYMGDAMDGVDLLTPQSDQQESAPNSDEGYYDSTTPGPEDEAGDGLGEIKKDRLPRDSYSGDALYEFYEPDDALMSPSHGEESLFESKVSRPGIFSYFLDICPPAEKSLNQMMDQKRGVMETEEERLAAIQKELLYWELQREPVLKRLDVPSKEKCPREKQCVECKTRAASSIGKNQSGLGSEQVASHAPNRAVNSGVSVARAENPEWRDFPGTLCPENCYNSQKAQGSCLIQLTKNNSGFDSDPDCGLFGGSIHGGVAPAKAGMFPGYRLPEHERGGGAETTPGKPQLGSESEPEHAVSFSQALVEFASSGTLFSSLSESLGSSASGSSFTQNLPALPTMVTFDVVDVEQEGEGECEQHPEMNAGEDIAEAFDDGYGRKESLAECDERMSPGYPPGSFQSCNWGVASLPRHLRLHGLSPSMPAPLSVNRRSRSLDTESLEFELADSQVAKSGPQPCRLWSKREGGKKDSGGARRSRSKEEGELAAPDGGLSWLGLQHLQHDTRAAAGGMKHWAFAPAAAMESAWEPSEQPGTASPFLSLSQSVAGETPDRRPPEPELNRHPLRPSNLPLQTDARRSQEAAGSYRYHGEVAAKKLARLLPLGETEPELPPSFSFACSPEKRAKCKPVGIAQGMPQHPNGGSDTLKSPERCGEPLKGRAGHALPAGCWSTAVKVTEAE
- the AMER1 gene encoding APC membrane recruitment protein 1 isoform X2; the protein is MHPNRPAAMETGCTEEPARARSQSVVCGQREGSDQRREENGDRLPEWGNASVAAAEPQQPQPPPGKLKKTAFKLFGGKRSICTLPSFFGGRSKGQGKVASKKGLSKCKTHDGLSGAAYDKGGGAQLESPLEGSRDSHPCPLPSSQSAHLAVDTSAKFDLGQQDSSPPGSIEGGEKKPNGDKSSFPRPKKGLKGFFNSIRRHRKSKVAECEKAELPEWTGDSEEAGKAPGVGVESRGAAEGRGLGPVPLAAACPGSSEDDRSVGTAANCGEAAEPGCLAADEGSSEGDAVAMPGKRDVVDAKAEADTVDCAEFDYGNLLLAFHPDFMDNDPPCLHSGDLLSLILGDATSLKSFDSLTGCGDDIAEPDIAESTISVERSRDAAKRSSCLVTYQGGGEEMAIPEEAEEYLHQIWNSNTAGDRSYGAQVSSSSLETHASHEAEAHPYMGDAMDGVDLLTPQSDQQESAPNSDEGYYDSTTPGPEDEAGDGLGEIKKDRLPRDSYSGDALYEFYEPDDALMSPSHGEESLFESKVSRPGIFSYFLDICPPAEKSLNQMMDQKRGVMETEEERLAAIQKELLYWELQREPVLKRLDVPSKEKCPREKQCVECKTRAASSIGKNQSGLGSEQVASHAPNRAVNSGVSVARAENPEWRDFPGTLCPENCYNSQKAQGSCLIQLTKNNSGFDSDPDCGLFGGSIHGGVAPAKAGMFPGYRLPEHERGGGAETTPGKPQLGSESEPEHAVSFSQALVEFASSGTLFSSLSESLGSSASGSSFTQNLPALPTMVTFDVVDVEQEGEGECEQHPEMNAGEDIAEAFDDGYGRKESLAECDERMSPGYPPGSFQSCNWGVASLPRHLRLHGLSPSMPAPLSVNRRSRSLDTESLEFELADSQVAKSGPQPCRLWSKREGGKKDSGGARRSRSKEEGELAAPDGGLSWLGLQHLQHDTRAAAGGMKHWAFAPAAAMESAWEPSEQPGTASPFLSLSQSVAGETPDRRPPEPELNRHPLRPSNLPLQTDARRSQEAAGSYSASRHALERQVQ